From Thioalbus denitrificans, a single genomic window includes:
- the aprB gene encoding adenylyl-sulfate reductase subunit beta, with protein sequence MPTFVRTDKCDGCKGQDKTACMYICPHDLMKLDKDGSETGHAMKAFNQEPEQCWECYSCVKICPQNAIEARHYADIVPLGGSVQPLRGSDSIMWTIKFRNGTMKRFKFPIRTTPEGSIEPYAGKEEAKMENISKPGFFTASNGYRAGNPAELIRK encoded by the coding sequence ATGCCTACGTTTGTTCGTACTGACAAATGCGATGGCTGCAAGGGTCAGGACAAGACTGCTTGCATGTACATCTGCCCGCACGACCTGATGAAGCTCGACAAGGACGGGTCCGAGACCGGTCACGCGATGAAGGCCTTCAACCAGGAGCCCGAGCAGTGCTGGGAGTGCTACTCCTGCGTGAAGATTTGCCCGCAGAATGCCATCGAGGCACGTCACTACGCCGATATCGTACCGCTGGGTGGCTCCGTGCAGCCGCTGCGTGGTTCCGATTCCATCATGTGGACCATCAAGTTCCGCAACGGCACCATGAAGCGCTTCAAGTTCCCGATCCGCACGACGCCCGAGGGCTCCATCGAGCCTTACGCCGGCAAGGAAGAGGCCAAGATGGAGAACATCTCCAAGCCCGGCTTCTTCACCGCCAGCAATGGCTATCGCGCCGGCAACCCGGCCGAGCTGATCCGCAAGTAA
- the sat gene encoding sulfate adenylyltransferase yields MSKLVNPHGGGELKPLLLEGEALEAEKARAQSLPQIRISSREAGDLIMMGIGGFTPLEGFMTHADWQGVCDGMKMANGLFWPIPITLSTDLDTSNSIKEGQDVALYDAERDEILATMKVTEKYTIDKAHECMMVYKTTDEDHPGVKMVKAQGEINLAGPVKVLSLGGFPEKYGDQFMTPAETRAEFQKRGWSTIAAFQTRNPMHRSHEYLAKIAVEICDGLLIHSLLGKLKPGDIPAEVRSDAIGSLIDNYFVKNTVMQAGYPLDMRYAGPREALLHALFRQNYGCSHLIVGRDHAGVGDYYGPFDAHHIFDQIPKDALETKPLKIDWTFWCYKCGGMASMKTCPHEAGDRLLLSGTKLRKMLSEGEDPPAEFSRPEVVSILQEYYRSLKDDEKVEVKLTGHSAK; encoded by the coding sequence ATGTCAAAGCTGGTGAATCCTCACGGTGGTGGCGAGCTCAAGCCGCTGCTGCTCGAAGGCGAAGCGCTGGAGGCCGAGAAGGCCCGGGCCCAGTCTCTGCCTCAGATCCGTATCTCTTCCCGCGAGGCGGGCGACCTCATCATGATGGGCATCGGCGGGTTCACCCCGCTCGAGGGCTTCATGACCCATGCCGACTGGCAGGGGGTCTGTGACGGGATGAAGATGGCCAACGGCCTGTTCTGGCCCATCCCCATCACCCTCTCCACCGATCTCGATACCTCGAACAGCATCAAGGAGGGCCAGGATGTGGCGCTCTACGACGCCGAGCGCGACGAGATCCTGGCCACCATGAAGGTGACCGAGAAGTACACCATCGACAAGGCCCACGAGTGCATGATGGTGTACAAGACCACCGACGAGGATCATCCCGGCGTCAAGATGGTCAAGGCCCAGGGCGAGATCAACCTGGCCGGCCCGGTGAAGGTGCTCTCCCTCGGCGGCTTCCCCGAGAAGTACGGCGATCAGTTCATGACCCCGGCGGAGACGCGGGCGGAATTCCAGAAGCGCGGCTGGAGCACCATCGCCGCCTTCCAGACCCGCAACCCGATGCACCGCTCCCACGAGTACCTGGCCAAGATCGCCGTGGAGATCTGCGATGGTCTGCTGATCCACTCCCTGCTCGGCAAGCTCAAGCCCGGTGACATTCCGGCCGAGGTGCGATCCGACGCCATCGGATCGCTCATCGACAACTACTTCGTCAAGAACACGGTGATGCAGGCGGGCTACCCGCTGGACATGCGCTATGCCGGTCCGCGCGAGGCGCTGCTGCACGCCCTGTTCCGCCAGAACTACGGCTGCTCCCACCTCATCGTCGGCCGCGACCATGCCGGCGTGGGCGACTACTACGGCCCCTTCGACGCGCATCACATCTTCGACCAGATCCCGAAGGACGCGCTGGAGACCAAGCCGCTCAAGATCGACTGGACCTTCTGGTGCTACAAGTGCGGCGGCATGGCCTCCATGAAGACCTGCCCCCACGAGGCGGGCGACCGCCTGCTGCTCTCGGGCACCAAGCTGCGCAAGATGCTCTCCGAGGGTGAGGACCCGCCGGCGGAATTCAGCCGCCCCGAGGTGGTCAGCATCCTGCAGGAGTACTACAGAAGTCTGAAGGACGACGAGAAAGTGGAGGTCAAGCTGACCGGCCACTCTGCCAAGTAA
- a CDS encoding Nif3-like dinuclear metal center hexameric protein, whose protein sequence is MAGLYELVGYADGLLQVERFQDYAPNGLQVEGRERVERLVTGVTACQAFIEAAQEAGADALLVHHGYFWRGESPVVSGMRRRRLRSLLGADLSLIAYHLPLDAHPVYGNNARLAAELDLSVEGGFGPGPDSGIAMYGSLSEPLAPGVFTDFLAERLGRAPLHVAGGGDRVYRVGWCTGAAQDYLEQAAALRLDAYISGEVSERTVHEARELGIHYFAAGHHATERYGVQALGEHLAERFGIEHRFIDIDNPV, encoded by the coding sequence ATGGCCGGTCTGTACGAACTGGTGGGCTATGCGGACGGGCTGCTCCAGGTGGAGCGGTTCCAGGACTACGCTCCCAACGGACTCCAGGTGGAGGGGCGGGAGCGCGTGGAGCGCCTGGTGACCGGGGTCACCGCCTGCCAGGCCTTCATCGAGGCGGCGCAGGAGGCCGGGGCCGATGCCCTGCTGGTCCACCACGGCTATTTCTGGCGCGGCGAGAGCCCGGTGGTGAGCGGGATGAGGCGCCGTCGGCTGCGGAGCCTGCTCGGCGCGGACCTGAGCCTCATCGCCTACCACCTGCCCCTGGACGCCCACCCGGTCTACGGCAACAACGCGCGGCTGGCCGCCGAGCTGGATCTGAGCGTCGAGGGCGGCTTCGGGCCGGGGCCCGATTCGGGCATCGCCATGTACGGCTCGCTCAGCGAGCCGCTGGCGCCCGGGGTCTTCACCGACTTCCTGGCCGAGCGTCTCGGCCGGGCACCCCTGCACGTGGCGGGCGGCGGCGACCGCGTCTACCGGGTGGGCTGGTGCACCGGCGCCGCCCAGGACTACCTGGAGCAGGCCGCGGCCCTGCGGCTGGACGCGTACATCAGCGGAGAGGTTTCGGAGCGGACCGTCCACGAGGCCCGGGAGCTCGGCATCCACTATTTCGCCGCGGGTCACCACGCCACCGAGCGCTATGGCGTCCAGGCCCTGGGCGAGCACCTGGCCGAGCGCTTCGGCATCGAGCACCGCTTCATCGACATCGACAATCCGGTGTGA
- a CDS encoding Do family serine endopeptidase yields MNARKLVTFVMQAVTVGIVAATVLLIFKPELFAPYSRVVEFREAIPSLPLSRQEGPVSYADAVAQAASSVVNIYTSKRVTSQPHPLLDDPLFQRFFGDRFDQPRQRLETSLGSGVIVSPRGHVLTNNHVIEGAEEILVALHDGRSVDATVVGSDPETDLAVLRIELPALPSLVIGRSDELRVGDVVLAIGNPFGVGQTVTMGIVSATGRSQLGINTFEDFIQTDAAINPGNSGGALINARGELVGINTAIYSRSGGSQGIGFAIPMGIAKDVLTQIVEHGRVARGWLGVEIQDLTPELAESFGHPDTTGALIAGVLRDGPAHKAGLEPGDILTEVEGQAITGVREALNSIARVRPGSRVRLSGTRQGKPFALEAVVSERPAQNGG; encoded by the coding sequence ATGAACGCGAGAAAGCTCGTCACCTTCGTCATGCAGGCCGTCACCGTCGGCATCGTCGCCGCCACGGTCCTGCTGATCTTCAAGCCCGAGCTGTTCGCGCCCTACAGCCGGGTGGTGGAGTTCCGCGAAGCGATCCCCTCCCTGCCCCTGAGCCGCCAGGAAGGGCCCGTCTCCTATGCCGATGCGGTCGCCCAGGCCGCCTCCTCGGTCGTCAACATCTATACCAGCAAGCGGGTCACCAGCCAGCCCCATCCGCTGCTCGACGATCCCCTGTTCCAGCGCTTCTTCGGCGATCGCTTCGACCAGCCGCGCCAGCGCCTGGAAACCAGCCTGGGCTCGGGCGTCATCGTCAGCCCCCGCGGCCATGTCCTCACCAACAACCATGTGATCGAGGGCGCCGAGGAGATCCTGGTGGCCCTGCACGACGGGCGCAGCGTCGACGCCACCGTGGTGGGCAGCGATCCGGAGACCGATCTGGCGGTCCTGCGCATCGAGCTGCCCGCCCTGCCGAGCCTGGTGATCGGCCGCTCCGACGAGTTGCGGGTCGGCGACGTGGTCCTGGCCATCGGCAACCCCTTCGGCGTGGGCCAGACGGTCACCATGGGCATCGTCAGCGCCACCGGCCGCAGCCAGCTCGGCATCAACACCTTCGAGGACTTCATCCAGACCGACGCGGCCATCAATCCCGGCAACTCCGGCGGCGCCCTCATCAACGCCCGCGGCGAGCTGGTGGGCATCAACACCGCCATCTACTCCCGCTCCGGCGGCTCCCAGGGCATCGGCTTCGCCATTCCCATGGGCATCGCGAAGGACGTGCTGACCCAGATCGTGGAGCACGGCCGGGTGGCCCGCGGCTGGCTGGGCGTGGAGATCCAGGACCTGACCCCGGAGCTGGCGGAGTCGTTCGGCCACCCGGACACCACCGGCGCGCTCATCGCCGGGGTGCTGCGCGACGGCCCCGCCCACAAGGCCGGCCTCGAGCCCGGCGACATCCTCACCGAGGTGGAAGGCCAGGCGATCACCGGGGTGCGCGAGGCGCTGAACAGCATCGCCCGCGTCCGGCCGGGGTCCCGGGTCCGGCTCAGCGGCACCCGCCAGGGGAAACCCTTTGCGCTGGAGGCGGTCGTGAGCGAGCGCCCGGCCCAGAACGGCGGCTGA
- a CDS encoding class I SAM-dependent methyltransferase, translating into MSSSDLPLFLSQWLRAPLRMGALVPSGGALARALALQALPSRDGPVLELGAGTGVVTRALLARGIAPQRLVLVERDPVFCRLLRQRYPSVRVVQTDACRLIQSLAALGIHEAATIISGLPLLSLPFTTQHQVLRQSFRLLVPNGTFVQFTYGLASPVHPALLRRLELVGRPVARVLLNLPPAVVWRYTQRDAASPPGETRAAA; encoded by the coding sequence ATGTCATCCTCCGACCTGCCCCTGTTCCTGAGCCAATGGTTGCGCGCCCCCCTGCGCATGGGGGCGCTCGTGCCCAGCGGGGGCGCCCTGGCCCGCGCCCTGGCACTCCAGGCGCTGCCCTCCCGGGACGGCCCGGTGCTGGAGCTGGGCGCCGGAACCGGGGTGGTGACCCGCGCCCTCCTCGCCCGCGGCATCGCGCCCCAGAGACTGGTGCTGGTGGAGCGGGATCCCGTCTTCTGCCGCCTGCTCCGCCAGCGGTATCCGTCGGTCCGGGTGGTACAGACCGACGCCTGCCGGCTGATCCAGTCCCTCGCCGCCCTGGGCATCCACGAGGCCGCGACCATCATCTCCGGCCTGCCCCTGCTCTCGCTGCCCTTCACCACCCAGCACCAGGTCCTGCGCCAGAGCTTCCGCCTGCTGGTTCCCAACGGCACCTTCGTCCAGTTCACCTACGGCCTCGCCTCGCCGGTCCACCCGGCGCTGCTGCGCCGGCTCGAACTGGTGGGACGGCCGGTGGCCCGGGTACTGCTGAACCTGCCTCCGGCGGTGGTGTGGCGGTATACCCAGCGCGATGCCGCCAGCCCCCCGGGGGAGACCCGAGCCGCCGCATGA
- a CDS encoding calcium/sodium antiporter, with amino-acid sequence MTAWLLTAAGLVLLFAGGEMLVRGAAGLARRLGVPPLLIGLTVVGFGTSAPELLVSLEAALRAQPDLAMGNVVGSNIANILLILGVSALVHPILVPATGIRRDALAVLAATLLLPALALTGTIAAWQGGAMVALLAGYIAWSYRADIRARNGGAELHLHEADELGTAPLPAWRSLLHLALGLAGVLLGARLLVSGAVDLARAMGVSEAVIGLTLVAVGTSLPELATSVMAALRGHNDVALGNVLGSNLFNILGILGVTAAVVPLPFNPRLLALDLWVMLAATLAMLALFLGGRGLSRIGGVVFLLLYAGYTGWLFAA; translated from the coding sequence ATGACAGCCTGGCTGCTGACCGCCGCCGGGCTGGTGCTGCTGTTCGCCGGCGGCGAGATGCTGGTCCGGGGCGCCGCGGGGCTGGCCCGGCGCCTGGGCGTCCCACCCCTGCTCATCGGCCTGACCGTGGTGGGGTTCGGCACCTCGGCGCCCGAACTCCTGGTCTCCCTGGAGGCCGCGCTGCGCGCCCAGCCGGATCTCGCCATGGGCAACGTGGTGGGCTCGAATATCGCCAACATCCTGCTGATTCTCGGCGTCTCCGCCCTGGTCCATCCCATCCTGGTACCGGCCACGGGCATCCGCCGCGACGCCCTGGCGGTCCTCGCCGCCACGCTGCTGCTGCCGGCCCTGGCCCTCACCGGAACCATCGCCGCCTGGCAGGGCGGCGCCATGGTGGCGCTCCTGGCGGGCTATATCGCCTGGTCCTACCGCGCCGACATCCGGGCCCGCAACGGGGGCGCCGAGCTGCATCTCCACGAGGCCGACGAGCTGGGCACCGCTCCCCTGCCGGCCTGGCGGTCCCTGCTCCACCTGGCGCTCGGGCTGGCGGGCGTCCTGCTGGGGGCGCGGCTGCTGGTGAGCGGCGCCGTGGACCTGGCCCGGGCGATGGGCGTGAGCGAGGCGGTCATCGGCCTCACCCTGGTGGCGGTGGGCACCTCGCTGCCGGAGCTTGCCACCTCGGTCATGGCCGCCCTGCGCGGCCACAACGACGTGGCGCTCGGCAACGTGCTGGGCAGCAACCTGTTCAACATCCTCGGCATCCTCGGCGTCACCGCCGCGGTGGTGCCGCTGCCCTTCAACCCGCGCCTGCTGGCCCTGGACCTGTGGGTGATGCTCGCCGCCACACTGGCGATGCTGGCCCTGTTCCTGGGCGGCCGGGGCCTGTCCCGGATCGGCGGCGTGGTCTTCCTGCTCCTTTACGCCGGCTACACGGGGTGGCTGTTCGCTGCCTGA
- a CDS encoding DUF2784 domain-containing protein has protein sequence MIARLLADFTVLLHLAFILFAVLGGLLALRWLRVAWVHLPAAAWAAAIELGGWICPLTPLENALRARAGEAGYGGGFVEHYLLPLIYPAGLTREIQFALAGLVLLVNVAIYLAVARRWR, from the coding sequence ATGATCGCGCGTCTGCTGGCGGACTTCACCGTGCTGCTGCACCTGGCGTTCATCCTGTTCGCGGTGCTGGGCGGGCTGCTCGCCCTGCGCTGGCTGCGGGTGGCGTGGGTGCACCTGCCGGCGGCGGCCTGGGCCGCGGCCATCGAGCTGGGCGGCTGGATCTGCCCGCTCACCCCGCTGGAGAACGCCCTGCGCGCCCGGGCCGGGGAGGCCGGCTATGGCGGCGGCTTCGTGGAGCACTATCTCCTGCCCCTCATCTACCCCGCGGGCCTGACCCGGGAGATCCAGTTCGCGCTGGCCGGGTTGGTGCTCCTCGTCAACGTCGCCATCTACCTCGCCGTGGCCCGGCGTTGGCGTTGA
- the hisD gene encoding histidinol dehydrogenase → MAEITRLDTTAVDFWERLEGLLAWESVSDERVTTTVREILHRVRREGDAALLEYTNRFDRMSATAMAELEIPRARLQAALAGLPADQREALEVSVARLKAYHARQKQESWSYREADGTLLGQQITALDRVGLYVPGGKAAYPSSVLMNAIPAKVAGVPELIMVVPTPDGEVNPLVLAAAELCEVDRVFALGGAQAVAALAYGTETVPRVDKIVGPGNIYVATAKGMVYGTVGIDMIAGPSEILVVCDGKTDPDWVAMDLFSQAEHDEDAQPILVTPDGEFLEAVAASVARLLPEMERKAIIEKSLGARAALVKVRDLDEAVTVANFIAPEHLELSVDDPEAMAGRIRHAGAIFMGRYTAEAVGDYCAGPNHVLPTSRTARFSSPLGVYDFQKRSSLIMCSPEGATTLGRIASVFARGEGLTAHARSAEYRIKS, encoded by the coding sequence ATGGCTGAGATCACGAGACTGGATACGACCGCGGTGGACTTCTGGGAGCGGCTCGAGGGCCTGCTGGCCTGGGAGTCGGTGTCCGACGAGCGGGTGACCACCACGGTGCGCGAGATTCTCCACCGGGTCCGCCGCGAGGGCGACGCGGCGCTGCTGGAGTACACCAACCGGTTCGACCGCATGAGCGCCACGGCCATGGCCGAGCTGGAGATCCCCCGCGCCCGCCTGCAGGCGGCCCTCGCGGGCCTGCCCGCCGACCAGCGCGAGGCGCTGGAGGTCTCCGTGGCGCGCCTGAAGGCCTACCACGCCCGCCAGAAGCAGGAGTCGTGGAGCTATCGCGAGGCCGACGGCACGCTGCTGGGCCAGCAGATCACCGCCCTGGACCGGGTCGGCCTCTACGTCCCCGGCGGCAAGGCCGCCTACCCCTCGTCGGTGCTGATGAACGCCATTCCGGCCAAGGTGGCCGGCGTGCCGGAGCTCATCATGGTGGTGCCCACCCCCGACGGCGAGGTGAACCCGCTGGTGCTGGCCGCAGCCGAGCTGTGCGAGGTGGACCGGGTCTTCGCCCTCGGCGGAGCCCAGGCGGTCGCCGCCCTGGCCTATGGCACCGAGACGGTGCCGCGGGTGGACAAGATCGTGGGCCCCGGCAACATCTACGTGGCCACCGCCAAGGGCATGGTCTACGGCACCGTCGGCATCGACATGATCGCCGGCCCCTCCGAGATCCTGGTGGTCTGCGACGGCAAGACCGATCCCGACTGGGTGGCCATGGATCTCTTCTCCCAGGCCGAGCATGACGAGGACGCCCAGCCGATCCTGGTCACCCCCGACGGGGAGTTCCTGGAGGCGGTGGCCGCCAGCGTGGCGCGCCTGCTGCCGGAGATGGAGCGCAAGGCCATCATCGAGAAGTCCCTCGGCGCCCGCGCTGCGCTGGTCAAGGTGCGGGATCTCGACGAGGCGGTGACGGTGGCCAACTTCATCGCCCCGGAGCACCTGGAGCTGTCGGTGGATGACCCCGAGGCCATGGCGGGCAGGATCCGCCATGCCGGCGCCATCTTCATGGGCCGCTACACCGCCGAGGCGGTGGGCGACTACTGCGCCGGGCCCAACCATGTGCTGCCCACCTCGCGCACGGCGCGCTTCTCCTCGCCGCTGGGGGTCTACGACTTCCAGAAGCGCTCCTCGCTCATCATGTGCTCGCCCGAGGGCGCCACCACCCTGGGCCGGATCGCCTCCGTGTTCGCCCGCGGCGAGGGCCTCACCGCCCACGCCCGCTCGGCGGAGTACCGGATCAAATCGTGA
- the hisG gene encoding ATP phosphoribosyltransferase yields the protein MTDTLTIALSKGRIFKDTLPLLAHAGIHPVDDPETSRKLILDTNLPEVKLVIIRAADVPTYVEYGAADLGVAGKDVLMEHDGDGLYEPLDLDIARCRMMVAGPREGRAPRRRLRIATKYVNTTRRYYAARGEQVEVIKLYGSMELAPLVGLADLIVDLVDTGNTLKANGLVPLEHIADISSRLVVNKASMKMKHARVKAFIQRLAEAVAAAGGK from the coding sequence ATGACCGACACACTGACCATCGCCCTCTCCAAGGGGCGCATCTTCAAGGACACCCTGCCGCTGCTGGCCCACGCCGGCATCCACCCGGTGGATGATCCGGAGACCAGCCGCAAGCTGATCCTGGACACCAACCTGCCGGAGGTGAAGCTGGTGATCATCCGCGCCGCGGATGTCCCCACCTACGTGGAGTACGGCGCGGCGGACCTGGGCGTGGCCGGGAAGGACGTGCTCATGGAGCACGACGGCGACGGGCTCTACGAGCCGCTGGACCTGGACATCGCCCGCTGCCGCATGATGGTGGCCGGTCCCCGGGAGGGACGGGCCCCGCGCCGACGGCTGCGCATCGCCACCAAGTACGTGAACACCACCCGGCGCTACTACGCCGCCCGCGGCGAGCAGGTGGAGGTGATCAAGCTCTACGGTTCCATGGAGCTGGCGCCGCTGGTCGGGCTGGCGGACCTCATCGTGGACCTGGTGGACACGGGCAACACCCTCAAGGCCAACGGGCTGGTGCCGCTGGAGCACATCGCCGACATCAGCTCGCGGCTGGTGGTGAACAAGGCCTCCATGAAGATGAAGCACGCCCGGGTGAAGGCCTTCATCCAGCGCCTCGCCGAGGCGGTGGCCGCCGCCGGCGGCAAGTAG
- the murA gene encoding UDP-N-acetylglucosamine 1-carboxyvinyltransferase, with the protein MDKLIITGGVPLDGTIRISGAKNSVLPILAATLLADGPVTIGNVPHLQDVTTTMELLGGMGVELMVDERMSIEANTSSVDNFSAPYELVKTMRASILVLGPLLARFGRAEVSLPGGCAIGSRPVNLHLQGLEAMGAEVRVENGYIRAHVNGRLKGAHLFLDNVTVTGTENLMMAAALARGTTVIENAAREPEVEDLANCLIAMGAGIEGAGTDTITIHGVERLEGCRYNVLPDRIETGTYLVAGAITGGRVRLKDTRPEIIDSVLVKLEEAGAEIDTGPDWIELDMKGNRPRAVDVRTAPYPAFPTDMQAQFTALDSVAEGTGTIRESVFENRFMHVQELQRMGADIRLEGNTAICIGVEKLTGAPVMATDLRASASLVLAGLVADGDTIVDRIYHIDRGYECIEEKLAQLGARIRRVPA; encoded by the coding sequence ATGGACAAGCTGATTATCACTGGTGGCGTTCCCCTGGACGGCACCATCCGCATCTCCGGCGCCAAGAACTCGGTGCTGCCCATTCTCGCCGCCACCCTGCTGGCCGACGGTCCCGTCACCATCGGCAACGTGCCTCACCTCCAGGATGTCACCACCACCATGGAGCTGCTCGGCGGCATGGGCGTGGAGCTGATGGTGGACGAGCGCATGAGCATCGAGGCCAACACCAGCAGCGTCGACAACTTCAGCGCGCCCTACGAGCTGGTGAAGACCATGCGCGCCTCCATCCTGGTGCTGGGCCCGCTGCTGGCCCGCTTCGGCCGGGCGGAGGTCTCCCTGCCCGGCGGCTGCGCCATCGGATCCCGGCCCGTGAACCTGCACCTGCAGGGGCTGGAGGCCATGGGGGCCGAGGTCCGGGTGGAGAACGGCTACATCCGCGCCCACGTGAACGGCCGCCTCAAGGGGGCCCACCTGTTCCTCGACAACGTGACGGTGACCGGCACCGAGAACCTGATGATGGCCGCGGCCCTGGCGCGCGGCACGACGGTCATCGAGAATGCGGCCCGCGAGCCCGAGGTGGAGGACCTGGCCAACTGCCTCATCGCCATGGGCGCCGGGATCGAGGGCGCCGGCACCGATACCATCACCATCCACGGTGTGGAGCGGCTGGAGGGGTGCCGCTACAACGTGCTCCCCGACCGCATCGAGACCGGCACCTACCTGGTGGCGGGCGCCATCACCGGCGGCCGGGTGCGGCTGAAGGATACCCGTCCCGAGATCATCGACTCGGTGCTGGTGAAGCTCGAGGAGGCGGGGGCGGAGATCGACACCGGCCCCGACTGGATCGAGCTGGACATGAAGGGCAACCGCCCCCGGGCCGTGGACGTGCGCACGGCCCCCTACCCGGCCTTCCCCACCGACATGCAGGCCCAGTTCACCGCGCTGGACTCCGTCGCCGAGGGGACCGGGACCATCCGCGAGAGCGTGTTCGAGAACCGCTTCATGCACGTGCAGGAGCTGCAGCGCATGGGCGCGGACATCCGCCTGGAGGGCAACACGGCCATCTGCATCGGGGTGGAAAAGCTGACCGGCGCACCGGTGATGGCCACGGATCTCCGTGCCTCCGCCAGCCTGGTGCTGGCCGGCCTGGTGGCCGACGGCGATACCATCGTGGACCGTATCTACCACATCGATCGCGGCTACGAGTGCATCGAGGAGAAGCTGGCCCAGCTGGGCGCCCGCATCCGCCGCGTGCCGGCATAG
- a CDS encoding BolA family protein: protein MFDPAEIKRLIEAGLPGSAARVTGDGSHFEATVVCDDFEGKRSLERQRMVFATLGDRITNGTIHALSLKTATSAEAAQGD from the coding sequence ATGTTCGATCCCGCGGAAATCAAACGCCTGATCGAGGCCGGCCTCCCGGGCAGCGCTGCCCGGGTCACCGGCGACGGGAGCCACTTCGAGGCCACGGTCGTGTGTGACGATTTCGAGGGCAAGCGCTCCCTGGAGCGGCAGCGGATGGTCTTTGCCACCCTCGGTGATCGCATCACCAACGGCACCATCCATGCCCTCAGCCTGAAGACCGCCACCTCGGCGGAGGCGGCGCAGGGCGACTGA
- a CDS encoding STAS domain-containing protein: MNNLTLEQAADGSFRLQGELGFATVPEVLESGRRLFSGGGTLTLDLSGVSRVDSAGLALLVEWVREGRRQGRTLAFTGVPEQLLSIARISGLEEILGLA; encoded by the coding sequence GTGAACAACCTCACCCTCGAACAGGCCGCGGACGGCTCCTTCCGGCTCCAGGGCGAACTGGGCTTCGCCACGGTTCCGGAGGTCCTGGAGTCGGGGCGCCGGCTCTTCTCCGGCGGCGGGACGCTGACGCTGGACCTGTCCGGGGTCAGCCGGGTGGACAGCGCGGGGCTGGCGCTGCTGGTGGAGTGGGTCCGCGAGGGGCGCCGCCAGGGGCGGACGCTCGCCTTCACCGGCGTGCCGGAACAGCTGCTCTCCATTGCCCGGATCAGCGGCCTGGAGGAGATCCTCGGGCTGGCCTGA
- a CDS encoding MlaC/ttg2D family ABC transporter substrate-binding protein, with protein MRTVIHWLAAALLLLGGATAQASMGPTELVRDTADRILGTFKQNREAYQAEPRKLYALVDAVVLPHFDFDRMSRLVLGKYWRQADADQRGRFAHEFQTMLVRTYSKALWEYTDQKIAYLPMRGSETDGDVLVRTEVQQPGGYPIPINYSLYRADNGWKVYDVVIDNISLVTNYRASFANEIRKSGIDGLIANLQQRNHGGK; from the coding sequence ATGAGAACCGTGATTCACTGGCTTGCCGCCGCGCTGCTGCTGCTCGGCGGCGCGACGGCCCAGGCCTCCATGGGGCCCACCGAGCTGGTGCGGGACACCGCCGATCGCATCCTGGGCACCTTCAAGCAGAACCGGGAGGCCTACCAGGCCGAACCCCGGAAGCTCTACGCGCTGGTGGATGCCGTGGTCCTGCCCCACTTCGACTTCGATCGCATGTCCCGGCTGGTGCTGGGCAAGTACTGGCGCCAGGCCGACGCGGATCAGCGCGGGCGCTTCGCCCACGAGTTCCAGACCATGCTGGTGCGCACCTACAGCAAGGCGCTGTGGGAGTACACGGACCAGAAGATCGCCTACCTGCCCATGCGCGGCAGCGAGACGGACGGGGACGTGCTGGTGCGCACCGAGGTGCAGCAGCCCGGCGGCTACCCCATTCCCATCAACTACAGCCTGTACCGGGCGGACAACGGCTGGAAGGTCTACGACGTGGTCATCGACAATATCAGCCTGGTGACCAACTACCGCGCCAGCTTCGCCAACGAGATTCGCAAATCCGGCATCGACGGCCTGATCGCGAACCTGCAGCAGCGCAACCACGGCGGCAAGTGA
- the mlaD gene encoding outer membrane lipid asymmetry maintenance protein MlaD: protein MLHTRTVEIGVGVFVAAGLAALFMLAMKVSNLSTFKAENGYTVSAHFDNIGGLTVRSPVRMSGVLVGRVSGIGFDNEAYQAVVTMNIDPQYDKLPADTSASILTAGLLGEQYVGLDPGGDLRFLKDGDEIKLTQSALVLEQIVGQFLFSKAQESTATE, encoded by the coding sequence ATGCTGCATACGAGAACGGTGGAGATCGGCGTCGGTGTGTTCGTGGCCGCGGGCCTCGCCGCCCTGTTCATGCTGGCGATGAAGGTGAGCAATCTCAGCACCTTCAAGGCGGAGAACGGCTATACCGTCAGCGCCCATTTCGACAACATCGGGGGGCTCACCGTACGCTCGCCGGTGCGCATGTCCGGCGTGCTGGTCGGCCGGGTATCGGGCATCGGCTTCGACAACGAGGCCTACCAGGCCGTGGTCACCATGAACATCGATCCCCAGTACGACAAGCTGCCGGCCGACACCTCGGCGAGCATCCTCACCGCGGGCCTGCTCGGCGAGCAGTACGTCGGGCTCGATCCGGGCGGCGATTTGCGCTTCCTGAAGGACGGTGACGAGATCAAGCTCACCCAGTCCGCGCTGGTGCTGGAGCAGATCGTGGGACAGTTCCTGTTCAGCAAGGCCCAGGAGAGCACGGCCACGGAGTAA